A single genomic interval of uncultured Desulfobulbus sp. harbors:
- a CDS encoding glycosyltransferase family 2 protein — protein MAEKPIISVVTSCFNGEEYIEKTIRSIVEQGYSNLEYILIDGASTDHTVDVARKFEDKISLLISEPDEGQYYGIQKGLNLASGQVMAFLNADDAYYPWTFSVVGEIFQHFPQVQWLIGTPSYMNTIGQCTKISSIAGVAYSKNYIKNGWYRQNLAGYLQQESMFWRKELWDHVGGFDLNLKYAADFDLWRKFAKYADLYSLTVPLALFRQRPGKQRSSLGADVYKEEVRQVCQNLKKPPLFWEQFGENSVILRNVLRMIIWKNAYVISYSRKQERWIVSERMRPLARSSFLEALLDFQIG, from the coding sequence ATGGCTGAAAAACCTATAATATCTGTAGTTACATCTTGTTTTAATGGCGAAGAGTATATTGAAAAAACCATTCGTTCTATAGTTGAACAAGGGTATTCGAATTTAGAGTACATACTGATTGATGGGGCATCAACGGATCATACCGTTGATGTTGCGCGGAAATTTGAAGATAAAATTTCATTGTTGATCAGCGAACCCGATGAAGGGCAGTACTATGGAATCCAAAAAGGGTTAAATTTGGCAAGCGGTCAAGTTATGGCATTTCTTAACGCTGATGACGCATATTATCCTTGGACGTTCTCAGTAGTTGGTGAAATTTTTCAACATTTTCCGCAAGTACAATGGCTGATTGGAACACCCAGTTATATGAACACTATTGGACAATGCACCAAAATATCGTCCATTGCTGGTGTAGCGTATTCGAAAAACTACATTAAAAATGGTTGGTATCGTCAAAATTTAGCAGGGTATCTTCAACAAGAAAGCATGTTCTGGAGAAAAGAACTATGGGACCATGTTGGAGGTTTCGATTTGAATCTAAAATATGCTGCAGACTTTGATCTTTGGAGGAAGTTTGCTAAATATGCAGATTTATATAGTTTAACTGTACCATTGGCCCTGTTTAGACAGCGGCCTGGGAAACAAAGGTCTTCTCTAGGAGCGGATGTTTATAAGGAGGAGGTCCGCCAAGTGTGTCAAAATCTCAAGAAGCCGCCACTATTTTGGGAACAATTTGGGGAGAATAGTGTAATTTTGCGGAATGTGCTAAGAATGATCATTTGGAAAAATGCCTATGTTATTTCATATTCTCGTAAGCAGGAACGATGGATTGTTTCTGAAAGGATGCGTCCGTTGGCGAGATCCTCTTTCTTGGAAGCATTGCTTGATTTTCAAATTGGATAA
- a CDS encoding transposase has protein sequence MKFNLTEFTLDDQGKVLTCPQVTAPDKVKKSKSGYSALFPIAVCQNCSSFDRCPVSIGKKGYYYRYTDKDIRLARRRQEEESPEFREKYRYRAGVEATMSEFDRRTGVKHLRVRGMKAVRFAAFMKAIGLNILRASRHWGEKTSPMTSFYSLFFSLWLSKHVSKNIFGKNSQQELTKAQTFNQSLLFERIGRFDFLRGHHT, from the coding sequence CTGAAGTTCAACCTGACCGAATTCACCCTTGATGACCAGGGCAAGGTTCTCACCTGCCCCCAGGTCACGGCACCCGACAAGGTGAAGAAATCAAAATCCGGCTACAGCGCACTCTTCCCCATCGCTGTTTGTCAGAACTGCTCCTCGTTTGACCGGTGCCCCGTCTCCATCGGAAAAAAGGGCTATTACTACCGCTACACCGACAAGGATATCCGCCTGGCCCGACGGCGACAGGAAGAAGAAAGCCCGGAGTTCAGGGAGAAGTACCGGTACCGAGCCGGCGTTGAGGCGACCATGTCGGAATTCGACCGGCGCACCGGTGTCAAACATCTCCGGGTTCGTGGCATGAAAGCAGTGCGGTTTGCCGCCTTCATGAAGGCCATCGGCTTGAACATATTGCGGGCCAGCAGGCACTGGGGCGAGAAAACCAGCCCAATGACGTCCTTTTACAGCCTATTTTTTTCACTTTGGCTTTCCAAACATGTTTCAAAGAACATTTTTGGGAAGAATTCTCAACAAGAACTCACGAAGGCACAAACTTTCAACCAGTCGCTTCTTTTCGAGCGGATTGGGCGGTTTGACTTTTTACGAGGTCATCATACATGA
- a CDS encoding transposase: MSRKEVAEIFKTSGDTVFRSVEMAVNWELAHRNIDGITAIGIDEICWRKRKDKFVTLVYQLDQGKRRLLWIGPDRTAKTFREFFDWLGTARSRQLRFICSDMWKPYLAVIAEKAAGAVNIFDRFHIMSHMSKAIDEVKVEDTKELKK, translated from the coding sequence TTGAGCAGGAAGGAAGTGGCCGAAATCTTTAAAACCAGTGGGGACACGGTCTTCAGGTCTGTAGAAATGGCGGTCAACTGGGAGCTTGCCCATCGTAATATCGATGGGATCACTGCCATTGGCATCGACGAAATCTGCTGGCGCAAACGAAAGGATAAGTTTGTCACCCTGGTGTATCAGCTTGACCAAGGAAAGAGGCGCCTGCTTTGGATCGGACCCGACAGGACCGCCAAAACTTTCAGAGAGTTTTTCGACTGGCTCGGCACGGCAAGGTCTCGGCAATTGCGGTTTATTTGCAGTGACATGTGGAAACCCTATCTGGCCGTCATTGCCGAAAAGGCAGCGGGCGCAGTCAATATTTTCGACCGGTTTCATATCATGAGTCACATGAGCAAGGCAATCGACGAGGTCAAGGTCGAAGACACCAAAGAACTCAAGAAGTAA
- a CDS encoding helix-turn-helix domain-containing protein, producing the protein MPQLQIPLFPEGTTLINQNIGFLRQGSTITYVHGSLPVFTHDIDDLASFRMFTSQLYINGSASQAEICRAFGVSKISVLRSVKLYREKGMAGFFAPRVCRGPAVLTPEVLEQVQHLLDEEHSVPDIAKELELKADTLHKALRAGKLRRPLKKRGVPAAGQR; encoded by the coding sequence ATGCCTCAACTCCAAATCCCTCTGTTTCCCGAAGGCACCACTCTGATCAACCAGAACATTGGGTTTCTGCGGCAAGGGAGCACCATTACCTATGTCCACGGCAGCCTTCCCGTGTTCACCCACGATATCGACGACCTGGCAAGCTTCCGTATGTTCACCAGTCAATTGTATATCAACGGCAGTGCCAGCCAGGCAGAGATCTGTCGGGCTTTTGGAGTCAGCAAGATCAGTGTGCTGCGCAGTGTGAAGCTGTACCGGGAAAAAGGGATGGCTGGTTTTTTCGCTCCACGTGTCTGTCGAGGTCCGGCGGTATTGACACCCGAGGTGCTGGAGCAGGTGCAACACCTCCTTGACGAGGAACATTCTGTTCCGGATATTGCCAAAGAACTGGAACTGAAAGCCGATACGCTGCACAAGGCACTACGTGCGGGCAAGCTGCGCCGTCCTTTAAAAAAAAGAGGTGTGCCCGCAGCTGGTCAACGGTAA
- a CDS encoding IS66 family transposase: MADTEYTPLDFQISDAELEQLPASVLRPIIRNLLDHNVLQDQRIRELTAEVSQLKARIDQNSSNSNKPPSSDSPYQENTPKPGKRKSGGRKGHKGHRQQLIPPTKTEIIHPGTCTCGCQTFIELRPYHTHQHIELPEIAMTVIHFILYRGKCANCGKTGKGHTPKRFQTGFGPRLCALVAEIGGIEGNSRQAIQAFCSSVLGISISLGAIQNIIDRASKAIHPHYEAIGEKAHAVAVNHVDETPWKNNGKLNWLWVMASTVVAYFMVHTNRSKDAFESLVGGWEGILVSDGYRLYQNWVHARQTCLAHLIRRAKGLAERKDPELARCGAWARDELRRLCRMAKDPPTKAEWYAFYARLNRLIALYIDSDSEAGKLVRHIDTEMGSLFTFLLEDGVDPTNNFGERMVTDHGVGNCLNFNTIFWGF; the protein is encoded by the coding sequence GTGGCTGATACGGAATATACGCCCCTGGATTTCCAGATCAGCGATGCCGAGTTGGAACAGTTGCCCGCTTCGGTTCTCCGCCCAATCATCCGCAACCTGCTGGATCATAACGTCCTGCAGGATCAGCGAATAAGGGAACTTACGGCTGAAGTCAGCCAACTCAAGGCCAGGATCGACCAGAATTCATCCAATTCCAACAAGCCGCCCTCATCCGATTCACCGTACCAGGAAAATACCCCCAAACCCGGCAAAAGGAAATCCGGTGGACGCAAGGGCCACAAAGGGCACCGTCAGCAGCTCATACCACCAACCAAAACCGAGATTATTCATCCCGGCACTTGCACCTGTGGGTGCCAGACGTTTATAGAGTTACGTCCTTACCATACCCATCAGCACATCGAGTTGCCCGAAATTGCGATGACAGTCATCCATTTCATCCTCTACCGAGGCAAGTGCGCCAACTGTGGGAAAACCGGCAAAGGACATACACCAAAAAGATTTCAAACCGGCTTTGGCCCCCGACTCTGTGCGCTGGTGGCCGAGATCGGCGGTATTGAAGGAAACAGTCGGCAAGCCATCCAGGCTTTTTGCTCCTCAGTGCTGGGCATCAGTATCAGTCTTGGTGCCATCCAGAATATTATTGATCGGGCCTCCAAGGCTATCCATCCTCATTATGAGGCGATCGGCGAGAAGGCTCATGCCGTTGCGGTTAACCATGTTGACGAAACCCCATGGAAAAACAACGGCAAACTCAACTGGCTCTGGGTGATGGCCAGCACGGTGGTTGCCTATTTCATGGTCCACACCAATCGATCCAAGGACGCCTTTGAATCCTTGGTCGGAGGTTGGGAAGGCATCCTGGTCAGTGACGGCTATCGGCTGTATCAAAACTGGGTGCATGCCCGGCAAACCTGCCTGGCCCACCTGATCCGCCGGGCAAAGGGACTTGCCGAGCGAAAAGATCCTGAACTTGCTCGATGTGGAGCCTGGGCCAGAGATGAATTGCGCCGCCTATGCAGGATGGCCAAGGATCCGCCAACAAAAGCGGAGTGGTACGCATTTTATGCCCGGCTCAACCGGCTGATCGCGCTGTATATCGACTCCGACAGTGAAGCGGGGAAGCTTGTCCGCCATATCGATACGGAAATGGGCTCACTCTTCACCTTCCTGCTCGAGGATGGCGTTGATCCGACCAACAACTTCGGAGAGCGCATGGTAACCGATCACGGGGTAGGTAACTGTTTGAATTTCAATACCATTTTTTGGGGCTTTTGA
- a CDS encoding lipopolysaccharide biosynthesis protein, whose translation MYLNTILKNASLSALAKIINALIQVISLPVLLGTFGKDNYGLIVIAMSLNTFIAIFQLGLPTGVPKFVAEWLAKKEYCQLRVGAKTILCIYLGISLFNFFVIFLVALFGESFFKVHQNQVTVLKDLLLITSFTSFFAIPAAMLDQCLIGAQKLGFVAKTEIVVSFFFANLVIIVHFCPLLMTIVQFYAIRCAIIFLMVPWKILQWIKIAGIGVIIPSFNFDSLRPLLKYCFAVSAFAIFTAIAERSRPIILGVRIPHNVAGVLADYQIVNYVKMFLEMISSTIVLSLIPYISGTYAEGDKFIYKNIITVGTKFIWAFGAMIGFSVILLSREILLLYVGGEYLYLNKWLVLLVIGFLYNLYNPGMSSAILSSNCLRPLIYATFVGCIGSSLICWFFAPYFGIGALIYSFIFYNFILFCFTHFWYFPRFFHIDPFQQILKILLPPIFAGLVMCFVGRICMENFGSSSIFINIMIGESTGLIVYLSIIVMFYIKPADLKGFYRKLF comes from the coding sequence ATGTATTTAAATACAATATTAAAAAACGCTTCTTTGTCTGCGTTGGCAAAAATTATCAACGCCTTGATTCAAGTTATTTCTCTTCCTGTATTATTAGGTACCTTTGGCAAGGATAATTATGGGCTTATTGTAATTGCCATGTCACTTAACACGTTTATAGCAATTTTTCAATTAGGTTTACCTACAGGAGTCCCAAAGTTTGTAGCAGAATGGTTGGCAAAAAAAGAATATTGTCAGCTTAGAGTTGGGGCTAAAACAATTTTATGTATTTACTTGGGTATTTCTCTGTTCAATTTTTTTGTTATTTTTTTGGTAGCCTTGTTCGGAGAAAGTTTTTTTAAAGTGCATCAAAATCAGGTCACTGTATTAAAGGATCTTTTATTAATTACTTCTTTCACATCTTTCTTTGCTATCCCAGCTGCAATGCTGGATCAGTGTTTAATTGGTGCTCAAAAGTTAGGTTTTGTTGCTAAAACAGAAATTGTTGTAAGCTTTTTTTTCGCAAATTTGGTTATAATTGTTCATTTTTGTCCATTACTCATGACAATCGTGCAATTCTATGCTATTAGATGTGCTATAATTTTTTTAATGGTACCTTGGAAGATTTTACAATGGATAAAAATTGCAGGAATAGGTGTAATTATTCCTAGTTTTAATTTTGATAGTTTGCGACCTTTGTTGAAATATTGTTTTGCTGTTTCTGCATTTGCTATTTTTACTGCAATTGCTGAAAGAAGCCGACCGATAATATTAGGAGTTCGAATACCTCATAATGTTGCTGGAGTGCTTGCAGATTATCAAATTGTAAATTATGTTAAAATGTTCTTGGAAATGATTTCATCTACAATAGTTTTGTCTTTGATTCCGTATATTTCTGGTACGTATGCTGAAGGTGATAAATTTATCTATAAAAATATTATAACTGTTGGGACAAAGTTTATTTGGGCTTTTGGAGCAATGATTGGATTTAGTGTTATATTGCTTTCTAGAGAAATTTTATTGTTATATGTAGGGGGAGAATATTTATATTTAAATAAATGGCTAGTTCTTTTGGTGATAGGGTTCCTTTATAATCTCTATAATCCAGGAATGTCCTCAGCAATTTTATCTAGTAATTGTCTTAGGCCATTGATATATGCTACTTTTGTAGGGTGTATAGGTTCTTCTTTAATTTGTTGGTTTTTTGCACCCTATTTTGGTATTGGAGCATTAATTTACTCTTTTATTTTTTATAATTTTATTCTTTTTTGTTTTACCCATTTTTGGTATTTTCCACGATTTTTCCATATTGATCCCTTTCAGCAGATTCTGAAAATATTATTACCACCTATTTTTGCCGGATTGGTAATGTGTTTTGTTGGACGAATATGTATGGAAAATTTTGGAAGTTCTAGTATATTCATAAATATTATGATTGGTGAATCAACAGGATTGATTGTATATTTATCAATTATTGTTATGTTTTATATAAAACCTGCTGATTTAAAAGGTTTTTATCGCAAATTATTTTAA
- a CDS encoding Coenzyme F420 hydrogenase/dehydrogenase, beta subunit C-terminal domain, whose translation MDKAKIEQIEKMMPSKVIKIVYSKDQEIRNKGSAGGFVSTLIKYLFDDKYIDAAVSYRYFGKELYVPEIIFNWEDYNQCGSIYHEVDLFRLLKNNLDKVKLRIVVVCLPCQCKAITRLFNRFNKQCLLISLVCSNQLSKDATYDFLKYNNIEINDVANLRYRGGGWPSGMQIEMNDGKKYFFHNNLSDWQKYFHSTIYTLRRCFKCPDMLGRYSDFVVADPWINRYIKNDSIGHSVVVVNTDAAEKIMENMICKNYIHLNEVIEKKEFILSQEGTLDKKIAFQKHNILLFIIKIYRFSLYKKLFNKFPDFHSWMHQKIMKIFKIL comes from the coding sequence ATGGATAAAGCAAAAATTGAACAAATTGAAAAAATGATGCCTTCTAAAGTCATAAAAATTGTATATTCTAAAGATCAAGAGATACGTAATAAAGGATCAGCCGGTGGATTTGTATCTACATTGATCAAATATTTATTTGATGATAAGTATATAGATGCTGCTGTAAGTTACCGATATTTTGGTAAGGAACTTTATGTGCCTGAAATTATTTTTAACTGGGAAGATTATAATCAATGTGGATCTATTTATCACGAAGTAGATTTGTTTAGATTGTTAAAAAATAATTTGGACAAAGTTAAGTTAAGAATAGTTGTGGTATGTCTTCCGTGTCAATGCAAGGCAATAACGCGATTGTTTAATAGATTCAATAAGCAATGTTTATTGATTTCACTTGTTTGTTCTAATCAATTATCTAAAGATGCAACTTATGATTTTTTAAAATATAATAATATTGAAATAAATGATGTCGCAAATTTGAGATATAGAGGTGGCGGGTGGCCATCAGGTATGCAAATTGAAATGAATGATGGGAAAAAATATTTTTTTCATAACAATTTATCAGATTGGCAAAAATATTTTCATTCAACAATATATACCTTAAGAAGATGCTTTAAATGTCCTGATATGTTAGGAAGGTATTCCGATTTTGTTGTCGCTGATCCATGGATTAATAGATATATAAAAAATGATAGTATTGGACATTCTGTTGTGGTTGTAAATACTGATGCTGCTGAAAAAATTATGGAAAATATGATTTGTAAAAATTATATTCATTTGAACGAAGTTATAGAAAAAAAGGAATTTATATTATCCCAGGAAGGTACTCTAGATAAAAAGATAGCTTTTCAAAAACATAATATATTGTTATTCATAATTAAAATATACAGGTTTAGTTTATACAAAAAATTATTTAATAAATTTCCTGATTTTCATTCTTGGATGCATCAAAAAATCATGAAAATTTTTAAAATTTTGTAA
- a CDS encoding Druantia anti-phage system protein DruA: protein METTAPLCKIRGRHLNQNDLDEIRQITAEHWDKGRSAISKILCQRWQWRQPNGQLKDMACRCLLLTLEKKGELTLPPRMQETYRFPRRADRRSYTIDTTEMAGAVSAFGSLTIKMVRQTPDEGIWDYLIDRYHYLGSPWIVGSSLKYLAYLDDRLVACLGWGSAAWKVASRDQLIGWNREQRERNLAKVVNNVRFLILPWVNVRHLASKLLALNIRQLERDWFAFYREPICLLETFVETGRFRGICYRAANWTKVGETTGRGKYDRYNQRSEPMKAVFLYPLHKKFREQLRG, encoded by the coding sequence ATGGAAACCACAGCACCTCTGTGCAAAATTCGAGGTCGCCACCTCAACCAGAACGATCTGGACGAAATTCGTCAGATTACCGCCGAACACTGGGATAAGGGACGCTCGGCGATCTCAAAAATACTCTGCCAGCGGTGGCAATGGCGACAACCTAATGGCCAGTTGAAGGACATGGCCTGTCGGTGCCTCCTGCTCACCCTGGAGAAAAAAGGCGAACTCACCCTGCCGCCTCGGATGCAGGAGACCTATCGTTTTCCACGGCGGGCAGATCGCCGTTCCTACACAATTGACACCACGGAAATGGCTGGTGCTGTTTCCGCGTTTGGCTCTTTGACAATCAAGATGGTTCGCCAAACTCCTGATGAAGGGATATGGGATTACCTGATTGACCGTTATCATTATCTGGGCTCGCCTTGGATTGTCGGCTCATCGCTGAAATATCTTGCCTACCTGGACGATCGGCTGGTGGCCTGTCTCGGTTGGGGCTCCGCCGCCTGGAAAGTGGCATCCCGCGATCAACTGATCGGCTGGAACCGTGAACAGCGGGAACGCAACCTGGCCAAAGTGGTCAACAATGTCCGCTTCCTCATCCTGCCTTGGGTTAACGTTCGCCATCTGGCCTCCAAGCTCCTGGCCCTGAACATCCGCCAGTTGGAGCGCGACTGGTTTGCCTTCTACCGAGAGCCAATCTGCCTGCTGGAAACCTTCGTGGAGACTGGTCGTTTCCGGGGGATCTGTTATCGGGCAGCCAACTGGACCAAGGTTGGCGAGACCACTGGTCGCGGTAAATATGACCGCTACAATCAACGGTCCGAGCCGATGAAGGCTGTCTTCCTTTACCCGTTGCACAAAAAATTCAGGGAGCAACTGCGTGGCTGA
- a CDS encoding polysaccharide pyruvyl transferase family protein has translation MSIKIVVINQPIQNRGDQAAHKAFIELLKSQKFDITVIFFGKKDFYSSFFENIEGVKYLCVKGMIGENTLRFFLKSKFPKINLDTWMLPGLRIVSRIMRKADAIICAPGGVCMGAYQNWEHVWNLELALMSNKKVAIWGRSIGPFYNYTKTDEDFTRRSKSILRQVGFLSLRDWKSQKLAKELGCNHVAMIDSAFALMPKQSIPEELRYLETTDYVVFVPNKLYSWHPYYKNILPDKFDDLYVEILNFFIKSGKKVVMLPQLFDCGTDGDIFYFKQLREKALSSNNVIVIEEKYDCDIQQSIIKRSKMVIGARYHSIIFAINNMVPFVCLSYEHKMRETLQLLNLSDYSIDLDDIITNSNIVIVLDIINNILDNENAVHEILIDKNDMARSIVVNAFKELCDYIVS, from the coding sequence ATGAGTATTAAAATTGTAGTGATAAATCAGCCTATACAGAACAGGGGAGATCAGGCAGCTCATAAAGCTTTTATTGAGCTTTTGAAATCACAAAAATTTGATATTACAGTTATTTTTTTTGGTAAAAAAGATTTTTATAGTTCATTTTTTGAAAATATTGAAGGGGTTAAATACCTTTGTGTCAAAGGAATGATCGGGGAAAATACTTTGAGATTTTTTCTTAAATCAAAATTTCCTAAAATTAATTTAGATACATGGATGTTGCCAGGTTTACGAATAGTCTCGAGAATCATGCGTAAAGCAGATGCTATTATTTGCGCACCAGGCGGAGTATGTATGGGAGCCTATCAGAATTGGGAGCATGTTTGGAATTTGGAATTAGCTCTTATGAGTAATAAAAAAGTTGCGATTTGGGGACGATCTATTGGACCTTTTTATAATTACACCAAAACAGATGAAGATTTCACAAGACGTTCAAAATCAATTTTAAGACAGGTTGGTTTTCTTTCACTTCGAGATTGGAAAAGTCAAAAGTTAGCTAAGGAGCTTGGTTGCAATCATGTTGCTATGATTGATAGTGCATTTGCTTTAATGCCAAAACAATCAATTCCTGAAGAGCTAAGATATCTTGAAACAACTGATTATGTAGTGTTTGTTCCAAATAAATTATACTCTTGGCATCCTTATTATAAAAATATATTGCCGGATAAATTTGATGATCTTTATGTTGAAATTTTAAATTTTTTCATTAAATCTGGAAAAAAAGTTGTGATGCTTCCACAGTTGTTTGATTGTGGGACTGATGGTGATATTTTTTATTTTAAACAACTTAGAGAAAAAGCTTTATCTAGTAATAATGTAATTGTTATTGAAGAGAAATATGATTGTGATATTCAGCAATCTATTATAAAAAGATCTAAAATGGTTATCGGAGCTAGGTATCATTCAATTATTTTTGCAATTAATAATATGGTACCTTTTGTATGTCTTTCGTATGAACATAAAATGCGTGAGACCTTACAGTTGTTAAATTTGTCAGATTACAGTATTGATCTTGATGATATTATTACAAACTCTAATATTGTGATCGTGTTAGATATAATTAATAATATTTTAGATAATGAAAATGCAGTGCATGAAATTTTAATAGATAAAAATGATATGGCAAGGTCTATTGTTGTAAATGCATTTAAAGAATTGTGTGATTATATTGTCTCTTAA
- a CDS encoding transposase: protein MLDYDASEKFTPPDRLLDQLAADVLLLTERFAAVDEVSTMQSFKLLSRLFAEQCVIEEDTTADSGKKAVARPNKEVPSDSLQNPSDADAGYSSHKGQGYQVQLVENYTTTDERGPSLITQVAVESADQHDANALLPALAQLEQKAMLPQQMLADSLYGSDSNCETALQEHQVAVISPVMPGNQKKFRPPDLDIYRQGSAKTLTL, encoded by the coding sequence ATGCTGGATTATGACGCCAGCGAAAAATTTACCCCCCCTGATCGGTTACTTGATCAGTTGGCTGCGGATGTGCTGCTCTTGACCGAGCGTTTTGCCGCCGTGGACGAGGTCAGCACCATGCAGAGCTTCAAACTGCTGAGCCGGTTGTTCGCCGAACAGTGTGTCATCGAGGAAGACACCACCGCCGATTCTGGCAAGAAAGCCGTGGCCCGGCCGAACAAGGAGGTGCCCTCCGATTCACTGCAAAACCCCTCCGATGCGGATGCCGGCTACAGCAGTCATAAAGGCCAAGGGTATCAGGTGCAGTTGGTGGAAAACTACACTACCACCGATGAGCGTGGACCATCCCTGATCACGCAGGTGGCGGTGGAATCCGCGGATCAGCATGATGCCAATGCCCTCCTGCCCGCCTTGGCCCAACTGGAGCAGAAGGCGATGCTGCCGCAGCAAATGCTGGCCGATTCCCTCTACGGCAGCGACAGCAATTGTGAAACGGCCCTGCAGGAGCATCAGGTGGCAGTCATCTCCCCGGTCATGCCGGGCAATCAGAAGAAGTTCAGACCTCCTGACCTCGACATTTACCGTCAAGGCAGTGCAAAGACTTTAACACTATGA
- a CDS encoding putative transposase, with protein MKRKNAALQQEIEHMKITLDDLKACRKATPIHVQFSDLPEEDRFRMLGMKSKHFIDTIKLIAYRAESAMTNIVRQAMYRRDDARSLLRSLYATEADIIPDQAEQKLTIRIHQPANRCSAESALHLIGELNATRTVFPGTDLRLVYELVT; from the coding sequence ATGAAACGAAAAAATGCCGCGCTACAGCAAGAAATCGAGCATATGAAAATAACCCTGGACGACCTGAAAGCCTGCCGCAAGGCAACGCCCATACATGTACAATTTTCCGATCTGCCCGAGGAAGACAGGTTCCGCATGTTGGGGATGAAAAGCAAGCATTTCATCGACACGATCAAACTCATCGCCTATCGGGCCGAGTCCGCCATGACCAATATCGTACGCCAAGCCATGTATCGCCGTGATGACGCCCGCAGTTTGCTCCGTAGCCTGTATGCCACCGAGGCCGATATCATACCGGACCAAGCGGAGCAGAAACTCACGATTAGGATCCACCAACCGGCTAACCGCTGCAGCGCTGAATCCGCGCTGCACCTCATCGGAGAGTTAAACGCAACCCGAACAGTTTTTCCGGGCACTGATCTCCGGTTGGTCTACGAATTGGTGACATAA
- a CDS encoding transposase, which yields MRGILQNLGDFLCRLQANKQVYQLRGKKKLELNFSRIVRAMTDAGIEKIEDRVFLDRDLTLEVRLFVYLLPESVYQERMRKANLNAQKKGRQIGKEFKARARLNLFITSASEELLDIENAWKAYTLRWQIELVFKTWKSLWKIDKVKKVKKERLECYIYSKLFIIVLSLNMLWITHNLMRGLYGKNLSFYKALKTWIRSLGRFKEAFFTGIEAVTNLLKKFLELSCRKHLLEKRKNGNYSPEIVQGIFILRIEGEPIPCAA from the coding sequence ATGCGAGGCATCTTGCAGAACCTTGGTGACTTTTTGTGCCGCCTGCAGGCCAACAAGCAGGTGTATCAACTTCGAGGCAAGAAAAAGCTTGAGCTGAATTTTTCCCGGATTGTTCGAGCCATGACCGATGCAGGAATTGAAAAAATTGAAGACAGAGTATTCCTTGACCGGGATCTGACATTAGAGGTTCGCCTCTTTGTTTATCTGTTACCTGAAAGCGTCTACCAGGAACGAATGCGCAAGGCCAACCTGAATGCCCAAAAGAAAGGGCGGCAAATAGGGAAAGAATTCAAAGCCCGAGCAAGGCTCAATCTGTTCATCACCTCCGCCTCAGAGGAGTTGCTTGATATTGAAAATGCGTGGAAGGCATACACGTTGCGCTGGCAAATCGAGCTTGTCTTTAAGACATGGAAATCACTGTGGAAAATCGACAAGGTCAAAAAGGTGAAAAAGGAACGCCTTGAATGCTATATTTACTCGAAATTATTCATTATTGTACTCAGCCTGAACATGTTATGGATAACGCATAACCTCATGCGCGGGCTGTACGGTAAAAATCTCAGTTTCTACAAAGCTTTAAAGACCTGGATAAGATCTCTTGGCCGGTTCAAAGAGGCATTTTTCACCGGAATAGAAGCTGTGACCAATTTGTTAAAAAAATTTCTCGAGCTGAGTTGCCGGAAACATTTGTTGGAGAAGAGAAAAAATGGAAACTATTCTCCGGAAATTGTTCAAGGCATTTTTATCTTGAGAATCGAAGGGGAGCCAATACCATGTGCGGCATAA